AAGAGTGCATAGTCTTCCGGATCTTCCCGCCTTCGAAGGTGTGGAATCTTATATGGATGATTACGAATTCCAGACAGAAGCAAACGAGTCCGCCGGAGTTCCTTCCAGAGCAGAGAAATGGTATAAAGAAAATGTAATGTTATCCAGTCATGACGAATATTTGGAACTAATCGGAGATGTTCGACTTAGACGTCTTAAGATGACTCCTCCGGAGCATGTGCTTTCTTCTCCTGAAGATCCGAAGACTGTGAATGATTCCGAACAGACAATTATTCTCACTGCTAGGGCAATCATCGAAAGAGTGAAAGAAAAAAGTTATAAGACAGTGCTCGCCGGAATCGGTGCTGCTCACATGGCAGCCTGGACTGCGGCCAAACTCTTAGAGAAAGAAGGAATTCATATCAAAGTAATCTCTGAGTTGGGCTTCTATGGAATGAAACCCTTTGCAGGAGATGTATTCTTATTCAGCCAACTTCATACTCATTCTTGTTCCATGCTATCCGATGTGGTTAGCATCTTAGGAACCGTTGTCCCGGACGATTGTTTGGGAGTGATAGGTGCTGCAGAAGTGGATTGGTTCGGTAATATTAACTCTGTGTTGGATGGAAAAGGAAACTTTCTAGTGGGATCGGGAGGCGCGAATGATATCGTTTCCACTGCAGATACGATCGTAGTCGCAAAGGCAAACAGATACAGATTCGTAAGAAAGGTAAAATTCATCACTTCTCCCGGAGATAGAGTGGTAGAAGCAGTCTGCCAATTCGGTAGATTCAAAAGAAAATCCTTCTCCGACCATCCGTTCGAACTATCTTCTTGGATCGCCCCCGCCTCAGACGATGAGATGGAAGCAGAAGAAGCCGTTCTAAGATATACTCTTTGGCTTCCCCCTGACGAGGAACTGCCTATAGACCAAGAACCTCCGATCACTTCTGAAGAATTGACAGCTCTTAGGGAATTAGATCCAGAAAGGATCTATACGGAACAGTTTATGGTTTACACGCGTTTGCCTTAACTTCGAGACGAATGGAGCAAAAGATTGGAATTATGACTGGAAATTTATTATGGACCGAGGGAGTATTGATCCATGGAAAAAGCTAAGAACCTAGCTTCCAACGGTGTTCGGATCACCGGGATCGGGCATTATCTTCCCGAAAGGATCGTAAAAAACGACGAGATCCGCGCCAGACTGAAATACCCCGAAATGCATCCTGCCGAAAAAGCAGTGATAGGCAATATAGGAGTTACGGAAAGAAGAAGAGCGAACGAAAAGGAAACCGCTCAATTCATGGCGGCTGAAACCGCACAAATGATCCTAAAAGATGCAGGCAAAGATGCTAAGGATGTGGATGTATTTATCCTGGCAAACTGGACAGACAGGCTCTATCTTCCGGATCTTGCTCCTCAGGCTTCTAAGTTAACCGGCACATCCAACGCACTTGCATTCGATATTTCTACTGCTTGCACCGGATTCGTTCATGGAGTCCAGATCGGCGCCGCATTTCTTTCCAGTGGTAAGTATAAGTCCGCACTTGTGATCGGTAGCGAAAGATTTTCGATAAGAACTAGGATGAGCGGCTACGGAGAATTCACTGCAGGCGATGCAGCCGCTGGAGTTCTCTTAGAACATACTGGAGATAAGAATTACGGAGTCATAGATTCCTTTTTGAAAGACAATGGAGATCTTTCCTCACTCATCGAATTGGGTCCTGGACCAAATTATCATATTAAGAGTTTTCCGGAATTAGTCACGAACGCTGCGGACCTAACTCTTTCTTCGATGGACCAACTCATGAATAAACATGGATTGAGTATCGAAGATATTGATTGGGTCATTCCTCATCCCGGAACAGATGTAGTCGTCCAAGACGTCTTAAAAAGAACTAAATTCCCGAAAGAAAAGATCCTACTCAACTTTGAGAGAGTAGGAAATACTTCTGCAGCTTCCATTCCTATAGCTCTATCAGAATATTATTATAAAGGAATTGTGAAGAAGGGAGACTTAATTCTGTCTCCTGCGGTCGGAGCGGGATTTTATTGGGGTGGACTTTTATATCGATTATAGATTCGATATCGATTCCGCACAAAGAAAAACAATAAATAGAAAAGGTGAAGTAGAAGGATGATCGTAACAGGATTCGAACTGAGAGAAAGGCTAAACGCCGAATCTGCCTCGGAAGTATATAAGGCTGTTCGAAAAGAAGATAGCAAATCCGTCATAATCAAATTCCTTCCTGTTCTGGATGAATTGCATCCTTCCGTAGTGAATCTCAGGAATGAATATGAGATTCTGGCATTGTTATCTGAGAAGGAATTCGTAAAGCCAATCAAGTTCGAGAAACTCCAGGATGGATTCGCTCTATTCATGGACTATGTGTCTGGAGGTTCCTTAAAGGATTATATTGCAAAGAAACCTCTCACTCTTACCGACTTCTTTTCCATCGCAATCCAGCTCTCCGAAAGGCTGAGCGAGATCCATTCGCGCAAGATCATCCATAAAGACTTAAAGCCTGAAAACATTATCTATAATAAAGAAAGCAAACAGGTCAGGATCATAGACTTCGGGATCTCTACTCGACTCAATAAAGAAGAAACTTCTTGGTCTGCTCCGAATATATTAGAAGGTTCCATTCATTATGTTTCTCCGGAACAAACCGGAAGAATGAATCGATCCGTAGATTATAGAAGCGATTTCTATTCTCTAGGTATCACTTTCTACGAAATGCTTTTAGGCAAATTGCCATTTGATGGAGATGATTTACTCCAACTAGTTCACTCTCATTTGGCCAAGATCCCGGTCCCTCCTAAAGAACTTCGTCCGGAAGTCCCTTCTGTACTTTCAGATATCGTAATGAAGCTTCTGGCAAAGAATGCGGAAGATAGATACCAAACTGCAAGAGGCTTGCAAGGTGACTTAGAAAAAGCGTTCTCCTTATGGAAGGAGAATACCGATTTTCCTGCTTTTGCCTTGGCACAAAATGATTTCTCTCCTGAATTCAAGATCCCTCAAAAACTCTACGGAAGAGAAGAGTATATCAATACTCTCTTAGAAGAATTCAAGAATGTTGCGGCTAACGGTCGCTCCAGAATGGTATTGATCGGGGGATATTCCGGAGTAGGTAAATCTTCTCTCGTAAAAGAGATCAACAAGCCTCTTACCGAATCTAAGGGCTATTTTATTTCCGGAAAATTCGATCAGTACAATCGCAACCTTCCCTTCTCCGCAATTATACAAGTGTTCTCAAGCCTAGTCGAATTGATTCTAACCGAACCTCCAGAAAGGATCGAGGCTTGGAAAGGAAAGATACGCAAGGCTCTCGGCCCTAATGGAAAAGTAATCACGGATGTGATCCCAGAATTAGAGATCATTATCGGAAAACAAGAAACAGTTCCGGAATTAGGCCCTCAAGAGAACGCAAACCGTTTTTATATCGTATTCCAGAACTTCATTAAGGTTTTTGCAAGTTCAGAGCATCCTCTTGCAGTTTTCTTGGACGATATGCAATGGGCAGACACTGCTTCTCTCGAACTTTTAAAGATCTTAATGGAAGACGTAACCGTAAGTTACCTTTTCATAATCCTGGCATATCGGGACAACGAAGTGGATTCTTCTCACCCATTCCAAGCTCTTTTAGATGTTTTGGAAAAAGAAGGTTTGGATCCTTACAAGATTGTGCTTCAACCTCTCGCTCTAAAGGACGTCAAAGAGCTATTATCCGATAGTCTTCACACTTCCCAAGAAAAGACCAATGAACTTTCAGAAATCATTCATTCCAAAACCGGAGGGAATCCTTTCTTTATCGGAGAGTTATTAAAACAGCTCGCAAAAGAAGATTCCGTCTTCTTTGACCAGGAAACCGGAAAACCGGGCGAAGGCGTATGGAAATGGGATATCGCTAAGATCAGGAATACAAAGATTTCGGATAACGTAGTCGAACTACTGATCAATCGGATCCGAAAGCTTCCCCCTAAGATACAAGAAACATTAGAGCTCGCCTCCTGTATCGGAAGTTCCTTTGACCTCGCTCTTCTTACCAGGATCAGAGAGACAGATTATAAAACTGCTTTAGGAGCTATACAAGAAGCAATTCAAGAAGAATTAATCGTACCAGTTGGGGACAACTATCGTCTGGCAGAAGCCTTGGACGAAAAGGAATCCAATAAGGAAAAGCTGTACCAAGCTGCCAAGACTGTCATGTACAGATTCCAACACGACAGAGTACAGCAGGCCGCATACGAGATCATAGACGAAGATAAGAAGAAGAAAATCCGTCTTCAACTCGGAAGATTCCTCTTAGAAAATGCGGACCAAAAACAGATCGAAGACAATATTTTCGATATAGCGAATCACTTAAACATAGGCTCTTCGTACATCACTGAGGCTCCTGAAAAACTCAAACTGGCTCAGTTGGATCTGATCGCAGGAAAGAAGGCAAAGAATTCTACCGCATACAAACCTGCATTGAACTATATCGCAAAGGCAAGAGAGATGCTGTTTCTCATGCCGGAAGCGAATCAGGGAGATGACAAACTCTGGGCGGCCCATTACGATATTTGCTATTCCATATTTAGAGAACTAGGCGAGATCCAATATCTCACCGGTGTCTTTGATGATTCTCAAAAGACAATAGACACTCTCCTAAAATATGCAAAGACACCGATCGAACTTGGAGATGCTTATAATCTTCTCATTATAGAATACTCCGCTCTTGGAAAATTCGATTTGGCACTTCCTATGATCATCAAGGCATTAAAACCTTTGGGCGTCGATATTCCCGACAAGGATCATGATAAGGTGACCGGTGCGGAGATAGAGATCGCAAACGCGGCATTGGATGGCAAGACTGTAGAGTCCTTATTGGATCTTCCTCTGATCCAAAAGCAGGAACATATTATGGCAGTGAACCTGATGACGAGTGCCATTCCTACAGTTTATAATTATGCTCTTACTTTATTCCCTGTTATTTCATTGAAGATGGTAAACCTCTTCTTGAAACACGGGAACATGTCCGATCCGTACGGATATTCCATGTATGCAATCGTACTTACCTCAGGATTTCAACAGTATAGAAAGGGTTACGAGTTTGCGGAGTTAGCCGTCAAAGTTAGCGAGAAATACAAGAATCCGAGTGGAATAGCGAAAGCCGCGAATATTCTGGCCAATTACACCACTCCATTCGTGAAACACCTGAAGTATTCCGAAGAGATCAATCATAGAGGAATACAAGCCAGTTTAGAATCCGGAGAGTTCCTACACGGTGGATATTGCGCGATGAACGACGCAATCAACGTAGTTCTCCAATCCAAAAACCTAGAATTAGTAAAACCTAAAATAGATGGCCTTTTAAAATTCACTAGAAAAGTGAAAAACAACCTAGCGATCGATACCGTCCTTGCTTCCGCACTCATCATTTCCAACTTAAGAGGCAAGACTGCTTCTCATATAGAATTTTCGACGGAGGAAATGAACGAGCAGGAATATATTGAGCTCTGCAATTCTCACCAGAGTCCGTTTCCGGTTTGTTTGTTCAAGATCATGAAGAGTAGAATGCTTCTCTCTTATGGAGAACCGGAAGCCGCTCTTAAGGAATTAGAAGAAGCTGAGGGAATGCTTGGATTTATCTCAGGACAGATCGCGGTAGAAGAACATGGTTATCTCTATTCTCTCGCGATGGCTGCGAACTATAAACTTTCTCCTCAAGATAAGAAAGCAAAGTTCCTGGAAAGAATGAAGAAGAATCAGCAGAAACTAAAACTTCTTTCCGAGAATTCTCCTGAGAATTTCGAACATAAATATCTCTTAGTCGAAGCAGAGCTCGCAAGATTGGAATACAAGAACTGGAAGGCAGCTAAGACTTACGAGCAAGCAATCCAACTCGCGAGTAAAAACGAATATTATAACGATGAGGCACTTGCCGCGGAACTCGCATCCAAGTTCTGGTTCTCAAAAGGAAGCGCGAAGATTGGCTCTCAATATATCAGTGAAGCCTATCAAAAGTACGGAAGATGGGGAGCCACCAAGAAACAAGAACTATTAAAGGCCAAATACCCCGAATTCATTCGAGAAAAAGGAAGAGATACTCTTCGCGCGACTCGCACTTTAGGAACCCTGAGCACCCGCACTGCCGCCGCAACGGAAGTGTATACAGGACAAACTCTCGACTTCCAATCGATTCTGAAAAGTTCCACAGCGATTTCCGGAGAGATCAAACTCGAGTCCTTGTTGGATACATTAATGCAGATCTCGATCGAGAATGTGGGAGCCGAAAAAGGAGTCATGATCTTAAGAAGAGACGGCAAACTCTTCGTAGAGGCAGAAGGTAGCATAACGGATGACGAGATCCGTGTCATGCAAGGGATCCCTATCCAAGAAAGTAGGAATATTCCTATCAGCGTCATCTACTATGTAGAAAGGACCAAAGAAGATTTAGTACTCAGAAACGCATTTGCTGATGAGAAGTTTAACAAGGATCCATATATCCGAGAGAGAAAAACAAAATCAGTCCTATGTTCTCCTATTATCAAACAGGGAGAGCTGATCGGTATATTATATTTAGAGAATAATCTCTCCGAGGCTGCATTCACTTCGGATCGTTTACAGACGATCTCGATACTTTCTTCGCAGGCTGCTATCTCCATTGATAACGCATTGCTCTATGCGAACTTGGAAGGCAAGGTAGCTGAAAGAACAAAAGAATTGGCGACTGCTAATGATGATCTCGCCTTAAAGAATCAGCATATCACTGACAGTATTACATATTCTTTGAATATTCAACAGGCGATCCTTCCTGCTCCGGAAATCTTAGGAAAGTCCCTGCAGGATTATTTCGTAATATTCCGACCGAAGGACATTGTATCCGGAGACTTCTATTGGTTCTCCAAGCAGGAAGATGCCATATATATTGCTGCAGTAGACTGCACCGGTCATGGAGTTCCAGGAGCGCTTATGTCCATGATCGGGAATACTCTTCTGAACCAGATCGTAAACGAGATAGGTATCACTGAGCCGGGAGAGATCTTGGCCCTTCTTCACCAGAAGGTAAGACAGGCCTTGAAACAGGATACCGATCAAACCAATTCCAGGGACGGAATGGACCTCTGCCTATTAAAGATACAGGACAATAATTTATTCTTTGCCGGAGCGAAACGCCCTATTTTTATAGGAAAAGGCGGAGTCTTGACCGAAATTAAAGGAGATAGGTTCTCGATAGGCGGCAAGCAAAAAGAAGAGACGCGAAAATTTACGACACACTCCATTCCTCTACAAAAAGGAATTCGAACGAGTGTCTACCTAACCACGGATGGTTTCATGGATCAACCGAATCCTGAACGTATGAAGATCGGTACCAAAGGGTTTCTCGCATTTTTGGGTGGAATAGAACACCTCTCCAGTGCGGAACAAAAAGAGAGAATGGAATCCTTCCTGCTAGCTCATCAAAACGGAGAAGCGCAGCGGGACGACATAACACTTGTCGGTGTGGTTTTGGGTGGTTAATTAAGGAGATGTTTCTGAACAAGGAAGATGCTAATGATGGAAAATGAAGTCGTTAATCTGTTTAAGACTTATCAGGAAACCAGCGAATATAATTTGCTAGTATCCTTCAAGGGCAGGCTGTCCCAGGAAGTTTTGACCGAATTGGGTTCTATGATCCGTACTTCTCTCAGCACGGAATCCAAAATTAAGAAAATTTTTGCCGTATTTATAGAACTCGCTCAGAACATGCTTCACTATTCTGCGGAGCGCAAGATCAACGAAGAGCAAAAGGATGCTGGAGTCGGTATCCTCGTAGTCAGGGAAAATTCTGTTGGCTACCATGTTGCTTCGGGAAATTTGGTATTGAACGAGAAGATCGAGTTTCTCACGGAAAGGATCCAGAAAATCAACTCCATGAATAAGGACGAATTAAAGTCTTTTTATCAGCAGCAACTCAGGTCAGAGAGACCAGAGGATAGCAAGGGAGCCGGAGTAGGATTGATCGATATTGCGAGAAAGTCGGATGGACCTCTAGTATTTCATTTTGATTCGTTGGATGGAAAACAATCCTTCTTCACAATCTCCGCATTTTTTACGAAGGAAAACTAATCATGGAATCCTTGCATATACAACAAACTAAAACTTCACCGGAAGTCATCTTAGATTCATCCAAAGGCGTCGCGGAGATCATCGGAGAATCCTATCCCGAGAACGCGATGGCATTCTATAAACCTGTCTTTGATTGGTTGTCCGCTATCCAAGCTTCTAGCAAGCAGATACAGTTCCGTTTTCAAATGGATTATTTCAATACCAGTTCCTCCAAAGTGATCATGGATATTTTGGATCATCTTCAAAAATATCATGATAAGGGCGGAAAGGTCGAAGTCGAATGGCTGTTTAAGGAAGACGACGAGGATATGCAGGAGACGGGAGAAGAATTCTCTTCTGATCTTAGCCTTCCGTTCAAAATGAAATCTTATAAATAGATTTCCGAATACGATCATCTTGTGGAAAAGAACGAGTCTACAAAAGAATCTAATACTTTCTTCGAGCAGGAATTTAAACTTCTCTCGGACGCGCAATCTTTCCTAGATAATTCCGGCAACGGAGGAGATCCCAAGGATAAACTTAAGACCTTGGTGGATTCCTACGAGTCTCTATTAAAACAGTCTTCTAAGATCATGAAGATCGGAGACTCTACTCAACATAGACTTCTCAAAACCCAAGAAGAATTAACAAATTCTAATATAATGCTCGAGGCCGCCTATATGGACCTCAAGCTTGTTACCGAGGTGGGAAGGATCATCACCTCTTCTCTTGAGCCAAAGGTAATCATCCAGTCCGTTTATCAGAACACCAAGTCCATGGTCCCTATGGACGTTCTTGCATTCGGGATCTATGACGAAGAAAAGAAAGAGATCAAATATAAGTTTTGCGTAATAGATGGAAGATACACTCCTGCTCCTTCAGTAGATTCTCTTGAGGCAGACAACCCTTCTTCTTATTGTATCAAGCACGGACATGAATTGATCAGCCAGGATGTAGAAAAGGATTTTCCTCAATATCTGGATGAGATCCGAAAACATTTCGGAGAGAATACCAAGTCGGCATTGTATTTCCCTTTAAAAGTAGAAGAGCGCTTTATCGGTGTGCTCACAGTTCACAGCTACTCTAAAAACGCATTTCAACCCAATCAGTTGAATATTCTTAGAACTCTCGCGAACTATGTTGCGATCGGAGTGGATAATGCGGATGCGTATCGCACTCTTTCTAAGAGAAACAAGGAATTAAAGGATTCTCTCGAAAAGATCGAAGAGCTGAACAAGAACATAGAAGAAGAAAGACAGAAGTCCGAAAACCTTTTGTTGAACATTCTACCAAGAAGCATTGCTGACAGATTGAAAGGAGGAGAAGGAGTCATTGCGGATTACTTCCCTTCTTCTACCGTTTTGTTCGCGGATATAGTCGGCTTCTCCAAACTTACTACCAAGATCAAGACACCTACAAGATTGGTAGAGATCTTAAACCGCATTTTTACTGAGTTCGATGTCATCGCTGACAAGTACAAACTCGAAAAGATCAAAACGATCGGAGACTGTTATATGTTAGCGGGAGGGATCCCGGTTATAACAGAAGATCATGCCGACAAAGCGGCTCAGGCTGCTTTAGATATGATCCGTCGCTTGGACGAATTGAAACCGGAGCTTGAGTTTGAATTCAACGTTAGGATAGGATTACATACTGGAGAAGTTGTCGCAGGAGTGATCGGAAAAAACAAATTCGTGTACGATCTCTGGGGCGATTCAGTAAACACAGCTTCTCGTATGGAATCTCACGGTTCTACAGGAAGGATTCATGTTTCAGAAGCCGTTTATCTTTCCTTGAAAGATAAATATTCTTTCGAAGACAGAAGTATCATCGAGGTAAAAGGAAAAGGCCCGATGCATACATATTTCCTTTTGGGCAAAAAATAAGGCCCGTCACCGGACCTTACCTCATCAACTCTTGGACTCCGATAGAGTCCTCATTTAATCTAAGCAATCAACCTAACGCGTCGATTACTTCTTTCGGAGCTTGGACTAACTCTACTAAAACGCCTTCTGCAGAAAGAGGAAATTCTTCGTTTCCTTTTGGATGAATGAAGGTCACATCATGACCGCCGGCTCCTTTGCGGATCCCACCAGGAGTAAAACGAACTCCTTGAGCACTCAACCATTCCACAGCTTTGTGGATATCATCCACCCATAGACCGATATGATTCAATTTGGGATCATGAACTTTTGGGCTCTTGGTCGCATCGACTGGTTCCATGATATCCACTTCGACCGCGTAAGCGCCTTTTCCCATTCTAAGAATGTCCTCGTCCACATTCTCTTTTTCACTGCGATACGTTCCTACGTTCTCCAGGCCGAGAATATCCACCCAAAATTTCTTAAGCTTCTGCTTATCTTCTCCGCCTACCGCAATCTGTTGGACTCCTAGGATCTTAAACGGTCTCATACACAACCTATCTTAGTTTTTTTCCAAGATCCTCTTCACTAGCAAAAGAGCAAGAGATTTGCCGAGGAGATCCTGATTCTATGAATGTAAATATCAGGTCATCCAAAGAAGTATAGAACGACTAGGTAACTTATTCTTCCTGGGAGAATGTAGCTTCTAAAGGAAGATGATCGCTCGCGTCTGCGGCTTCCCCTTCTTGCAGGACCTTATATTCTTTCTTAGCAAGTCCTTTAGAATAGAATATATAATCGATAGTGCGGTCAGGCTTTGCTATCTGAGGATCGTTCGGAACATGAGTGAAGAATTTCTCTTTGTTCGGACCGTTCAATTCCTCGAGGCTCACAGTAGAATTCCATTTTTGAAAGATCGGAGAGATCTCCTCTTCGTCGCTATAGAAAAAGGCTCCGTTTGGATGCAGTTGACCTCTGGAAAATCCGGGAGGAAGAAGATTAAAATCCCCGGCCAAGATCCAAGGCATCTTCTTTGCGTCCAAAGTTTCTAATAGATTTTCAATGAATCTCACCTGTCTGTGCATCGTATCCGTTCCCATAGAAAATGCGTCCAGATGAGTGTTCAGCAGTGTGACTGTCTTTCCATCGTGAGTCGCGATATCTGCCTGTAAGACTGCACGTTTCAATTGCAATTGTTGGGTAATCGGATCCGCAGGAGGCGTGGGGAGCTGGTGTCTAAGCGCTGAAACTATTTTATATTTACTGAATATTGTCAGTTTCATTCCCACAGATCCTAGGATCTTAGGATGAGGAACGAAGCCTGCTTTCCAATAAAAAGCTTCGGTTCTGCAAGGATACAGATCGGAAAGAAGAGGAAGTATTCTCTCAGACTGATCCTCGCTATACGTTTTCTTGGCTCCGTCATCCACTTCTTGGAATAGAACGAAATCCGGATTTTGCTCCAGGATTACATTTGCCACTTTCTTCAGAGTGTTTTCGACTTCTTCTCTAGAAGGTGCAGTGTCCGGACCACTCTCATCCGGGACATCATACCAAAACACTCTGTTCTTTCCGGCAAAATATTGCACATTCCAAGAAAGTAATTTGATCTGTTTTCCTCCGTCCAGGATAGGAGCGTTGGACTCACAGTTTACGGAAGCCTCCTGCAATTCAGAAGGATGAAATGTAGTGAAATATACGATTAAGAGTAGAAGGACCAGAATGGAAAGTAAGACGATGAGTATTCTTTTTAATAATTTCAAGTTGTCCCTCTGCCGGATGAGATTCTTTTTTACCCAAAGAAGTCTTTGGTGAGGCATCCTTTCTAATCAAAGTCCCGGTTTCGTCCACAATTTTAGAGTTTTCGGACCCTAAGAATAGAAAACGGAAAGGCTTTCCCTTTTTCGGGGGCCCGGAAAGACTGGAACTCTCCTCATGAAGAAGAAACTTCTAATCCTATTCCTTTCTCTTTCTATCCTTTTCAGCCTAGCTCCCGCATTCGGAGAAGAAGTAGAACTGCAAGTTGTCCTGAAGAACGGAAGCACTGGCGGAGTCGGCTCCGCAGAAAGTCTCCGATTATTTGCTTTGGAAAGACAAATGGTTCCCCTATCTGTGGGAGACATTGGTCCGGTCAAAGGATCGTTTAAGCTCCCTAAGGTGAGTGCACCGGACGGGCTGCCTATCCTTCTCCAAGTAACTTATAATGGAGTGAATTATAATAAGATCATTCCTCCGGTTCCAATTATGAGGACCCGTCCTCAAGAAGTTACCGTCTATGACAAGACTACTGATAGAGCTGCGATCAAGACCAAATCCCTTCTTCAAGTAGTTCGCACAAAAGATGCATTAGTAGTTTATAAAGTATCTATCCTAACGAACAATACGATCCCGCCAAAGAGTTTTCAGAATGAGAATGATCCGATCGAGATCTATGTTCCTACAGAAGCAACGGATATCTCGGCTCAACTTACGCAAGGAGCTGGAATGGCAATCCCACTTCAGTTAAAGCAAGGCAAGAATGGTTGGGCACTCGATCGAGCGATTCTTCCTGGCTCGTCTCAATTGTTTGTAACCTATGCAATTCCCGCAAGCGATCTGGCCTCCGTGAATTTCAAGGATAGATTGTTATTCGAGAAACAAGAAGGAGAAAGAGTAATCTTCTCCAAGCCAAAGGACATGGAAGTTTCTTATGTAGGAGCGGGCACTGTTCGCTCAGTTAAGGAAGAAGCTCCTGAAGACGTGAAGGCGAATATAGTTTCTTATCCTTCTCCTCAATATGAAATCACATTGTCTGTAAGCGGTGGAGAAGCTGTGGTAGAACCGGTCTCCGAACAGGAAAGAGAGATCCAAAACGGAAAGATCTTTGTCTCTACCGAAAAAACGATCTACGGTGTAGTCGGGATTGTATCCTTCTTATTCTTTCTTTCCTTTGCAGTCGGTCTGAAATTCAGAAAGAAGGACTAAAGTAAGTCGATTATTTTTTCTTAGCCACAACCTTCTTCTTAGCAACTGGCTTAGAAGAAGGTTTCTTGCCGGCTTTCTTGGGAGCAGGCTTACTTCTTTCCGGAACCAGA
This genomic window from Leptospira semungkisensis contains:
- a CDS encoding CoA-transferase, giving the protein MPQESVQREPTKILSDPDSLIREFVRPGMYLHLATTMSRPNALIYSLCRIFQGAKPDFTISVAGIHSSAHCLALSGIVKKIITGFAGDNYPKPSPNGLYKDLLRGKPFELELWSLLSLTQRLIAGAMRLPGFISNSLVGSDLITDKLGKTAFLYHKPTEGQAFGEAAAPHLTSESRGTREKDMVLLLPLNPDITLVHGIVADEDGNVVLCPPAGEGSWGALAASKGVIATVEKIVPRGTIPPELVNIPGVRVLGIAPARYGAHPQSLRVHSLPDLPAFEGVESYMDDYEFQTEANESAGVPSRAEKWYKENVMLSSHDEYLELIGDVRLRRLKMTPPEHVLSSPEDPKTVNDSEQTIILTARAIIERVKEKSYKTVLAGIGAAHMAAWTAAKLLEKEGIHIKVISELGFYGMKPFAGDVFLFSQLHTHSCSMLSDVVSILGTVVPDDCLGVIGAAEVDWFGNINSVLDGKGNFLVGSGGANDIVSTADTIVVAKANRYRFVRKVKFITSPGDRVVEAVCQFGRFKRKSFSDHPFELSSWIAPASDDEMEAEEAVLRYTLWLPPDEELPIDQEPPITSEELTALRELDPERIYTEQFMVYTRLP
- a CDS encoding ketoacyl-ACP synthase III; amino-acid sequence: MEKAKNLASNGVRITGIGHYLPERIVKNDEIRARLKYPEMHPAEKAVIGNIGVTERRRANEKETAQFMAAETAQMILKDAGKDAKDVDVFILANWTDRLYLPDLAPQASKLTGTSNALAFDISTACTGFVHGVQIGAAFLSSGKYKSALVIGSERFSIRTRMSGYGEFTAGDAAAGVLLEHTGDKNYGVIDSFLKDNGDLSSLIELGPGPNYHIKSFPELVTNAADLTLSSMDQLMNKHGLSIEDIDWVIPHPGTDVVVQDVLKRTKFPKEKILLNFERVGNTSAASIPIALSEYYYKGIVKKGDLILSPAVGAGFYWGGLLYRL
- a CDS encoding protein kinase domain-containing protein, producing MIVTGFELRERLNAESASEVYKAVRKEDSKSVIIKFLPVLDELHPSVVNLRNEYEILALLSEKEFVKPIKFEKLQDGFALFMDYVSGGSLKDYIAKKPLTLTDFFSIAIQLSERLSEIHSRKIIHKDLKPENIIYNKESKQVRIIDFGISTRLNKEETSWSAPNILEGSIHYVSPEQTGRMNRSVDYRSDFYSLGITFYEMLLGKLPFDGDDLLQLVHSHLAKIPVPPKELRPEVPSVLSDIVMKLLAKNAEDRYQTARGLQGDLEKAFSLWKENTDFPAFALAQNDFSPEFKIPQKLYGREEYINTLLEEFKNVAANGRSRMVLIGGYSGVGKSSLVKEINKPLTESKGYFISGKFDQYNRNLPFSAIIQVFSSLVELILTEPPERIEAWKGKIRKALGPNGKVITDVIPELEIIIGKQETVPELGPQENANRFYIVFQNFIKVFASSEHPLAVFLDDMQWADTASLELLKILMEDVTVSYLFIILAYRDNEVDSSHPFQALLDVLEKEGLDPYKIVLQPLALKDVKELLSDSLHTSQEKTNELSEIIHSKTGGNPFFIGELLKQLAKEDSVFFDQETGKPGEGVWKWDIAKIRNTKISDNVVELLINRIRKLPPKIQETLELASCIGSSFDLALLTRIRETDYKTALGAIQEAIQEELIVPVGDNYRLAEALDEKESNKEKLYQAAKTVMYRFQHDRVQQAAYEIIDEDKKKKIRLQLGRFLLENADQKQIEDNIFDIANHLNIGSSYITEAPEKLKLAQLDLIAGKKAKNSTAYKPALNYIAKAREMLFLMPEANQGDDKLWAAHYDICYSIFRELGEIQYLTGVFDDSQKTIDTLLKYAKTPIELGDAYNLLIIEYSALGKFDLALPMIIKALKPLGVDIPDKDHDKVTGAEIEIANAALDGKTVESLLDLPLIQKQEHIMAVNLMTSAIPTVYNYALTLFPVISLKMVNLFLKHGNMSDPYGYSMYAIVLTSGFQQYRKGYEFAELAVKVSEKYKNPSGIAKAANILANYTTPFVKHLKYSEEINHRGIQASLESGEFLHGGYCAMNDAINVVLQSKNLELVKPKIDGLLKFTRKVKNNLAIDTVLASALIISNLRGKTASHIEFSTEEMNEQEYIELCNSHQSPFPVCLFKIMKSRMLLSYGEPEAALKELEEAEGMLGFISGQIAVEEHGYLYSLAMAANYKLSPQDKKAKFLERMKKNQQKLKLLSENSPENFEHKYLLVEAELARLEYKNWKAAKTYEQAIQLASKNEYYNDEALAAELASKFWFSKGSAKIGSQYISEAYQKYGRWGATKKQELLKAKYPEFIREKGRDTLRATRTLGTLSTRTAAATEVYTGQTLDFQSILKSSTAISGEIKLESLLDTLMQISIENVGAEKGVMILRRDGKLFVEAEGSITDDEIRVMQGIPIQESRNIPISVIYYVERTKEDLVLRNAFADEKFNKDPYIRERKTKSVLCSPIIKQGELIGILYLENNLSEAAFTSDRLQTISILSSQAAISIDNALLYANLEGKVAERTKELATANDDLALKNQHITDSITYSLNIQQAILPAPEILGKSLQDYFVIFRPKDIVSGDFYWFSKQEDAIYIAAVDCTGHGVPGALMSMIGNTLLNQIVNEIGITEPGEILALLHQKVRQALKQDTDQTNSRDGMDLCLLKIQDNNLFFAGAKRPIFIGKGGVLTEIKGDRFSIGGKQKEETRKFTTHSIPLQKGIRTSVYLTTDGFMDQPNPERMKIGTKGFLAFLGGIEHLSSAEQKERMESFLLAHQNGEAQRDDITLVGVVLGG
- a CDS encoding SiaB family protein kinase; this encodes MMENEVVNLFKTYQETSEYNLLVSFKGRLSQEVLTELGSMIRTSLSTESKIKKIFAVFIELAQNMLHYSAERKINEEQKDAGVGILVVRENSVGYHVASGNLVLNEKIEFLTERIQKINSMNKDELKSFYQQQLRSERPEDSKGAGVGLIDIARKSDGPLVFHFDSLDGKQSFFTISAFFTKEN